ACAATTCCGCCGTAGGGTCGAACAAACTTGTCGAAATGGGGTTTCCAGAGACAGCTTGCATCGTCAACGGGGTAATAAACTCCTGCGCTGCTTTGGTCATGACGACATGCACTTTTGCACCACGCTCGATAAGACGGCGGGTTAAATCAGCGCATTTATAGGCAGCGATACCTCCGCTAATTCCGAGAAGAATATTCTTTCCCGCTAATGTTTGTTGCATAGCCTGCTCCTTAAAAAATACTGGAGCTAAGATAGCAAATGTCATTTATTGGTTCTACTTTCATAGCACAGGTCACTTTGACTCCTCCTTATTTATTATGAAGGTTACCCGTTTTGCGCTTAGTTATCTCATAAGAGGAGGCCTCATTTGCGCATCTAGCGTTTGATTCAGATACTGGCTTCAAATGGAGAAAGGACAAGGTGACAGTATGCTTAAATCATTGCCCAATGATTCACGCCCCAGAGAGAAGTTATTGACTCGGGGAAGTCATACCCTTACCGATGCGGAATTATTGGCTATCTTCCTAAGAACCGGTACTCGAGGCGTCAATGTGATTCAGTTGGCCGATCAGTTGTTGCGAGAGTTTGGGTCTTTACGCGCGTTATTCTCTGCGCCAGTGGATGAGTTCTGCCGACATAAAGGGTTAGGAACGGCAAAATATACGCAACTGCAAGCTGTATTGGAGATGAGTCATCGATATTTATCTGAAACGATAACGCGAGGTGATGCACTGATTTCATCTCAACAAACTGAAAAATATTTAACGCATAAACTGAGACACAGAACGAGAGAAGCCTTTTATGTGCTGTTTTTAGATACACAGCATAGATTGATAGCGGAGGAAATGATGTTTGAGGGAACACTAGACTCTGCCTCTATCTACCCAAGAGAAATCGTCAAGCATGCTTTAGAGCATAATGCTAAGGGGATAATATTGGCACACAACCACCCATCAGGGATTGCGGAGCCCAGTGAATCCGATAGAAGAGTGACTCGTCGTATTGCCGATGCTGTCGCTTTGGTGGATATTTCTTTACTCGATCACTTTGTTATTGGCGATGGTCAAGTGGTCTCGTTTGCGGAAAGAGGCTGGATTTGAGTAATCGGAGTGAGATTTAGCAATTTATTGTATGAAATGTGATACAGAGCTTTTGTTTTGGTGATTTTCTGCTATAGTTCGCCCACTAAAATTATCAACCCATATCAGCTCAAATTGAAAAAGATCACGAAATCCTTAAAAAAGGATCTGTTCGGGTCTTGAGCAATGCACGTCAAGTTAGTATAATGCGCGACCTTTGATAGCCTTGTATGGGTATTCCATAATGGTTATGGCCTCTTGTAATTGAGGTTCGGCCACCAAGGTTGATATCGAGCTGAAACGATTTGGAGAAGACATTCATGTCCCGAGTATGCCAAGTAACTGGTAAGCGTCCTGTAACGGGTAACAACCGTTCACACGCACGAAATGCTACCAAGCGTCGTTTTCTGCCGAACCTACAAACTCATCGTTTCTGGGTAGAAAGCGAAAAACGCTTTGTTAAACTACGTCTAACCGCTAAGGGTATGCGTATCATCGACAAGAAAGGCATCGATGCTGTTCTTGTTGATATCCGCTCTCGTGGCGAGAACGTATAAGAGGAATTAAGCAATGGCTAAAGGCATTCGTGAGAAAATCCGTCTAGTATCTACTGCAGACACTGGTCACTTCTACACAACTGACAAGAACAAGCGTAACATGCCAGGCAAATTTGAGATCAAGAAATTTGATCCAGTTGTCCGCAAACACGTTCTGTACAAAGAAGCTAAAATCAAGTAATTGATCAAGTTTCACTTGTTAAGTATTGAAAACCCAGCTTTTTAGCTGGGTTTTTTATTGCTTGTAAAATAGGTCTTGTCACCTTGTCACCTTGTCACCAACGAGAGACCTAAGCCTCTCATTTTGCTTTACATTGCCCCTTTAAAACCCAACTGTCTCCATGCTTCATAAGCGATAATAGCCACCGCATTCGATAGGTTTAGGCTACGAGCATCTGGCATCATAGGAATACGGATACGCTGCTCCATCGGCAAGCTCTCGATGACTTCTGCCGGTAGCCCTCGTGTTTCAGGACCAAATAGCAGAATATCG
This genomic interval from Vibrio hippocampi contains the following:
- the radC gene encoding RadC family protein — its product is MLKSLPNDSRPREKLLTRGSHTLTDAELLAIFLRTGTRGVNVIQLADQLLREFGSLRALFSAPVDEFCRHKGLGTAKYTQLQAVLEMSHRYLSETITRGDALISSQQTEKYLTHKLRHRTREAFYVLFLDTQHRLIAEEMMFEGTLDSASIYPREIVKHALEHNAKGIILAHNHPSGIAEPSESDRRVTRRIADAVALVDISLLDHFVIGDGQVVSFAERGWI
- the rpmB gene encoding 50S ribosomal protein L28 is translated as MSRVCQVTGKRPVTGNNRSHARNATKRRFLPNLQTHRFWVESEKRFVKLRLTAKGMRIIDKKGIDAVLVDIRSRGENV
- the rpmG gene encoding 50S ribosomal protein L33 — encoded protein: MAKGIREKIRLVSTADTGHFYTTDKNKRNMPGKFEIKKFDPVVRKHVLYKEAKIK